A region of Blattabacterium cuenoti STAT DNA encodes the following proteins:
- the accB gene encoding acetyl-CoA carboxylase biotin carboxyl carrier protein: MDFKKIKSLIQFISDSNIDEIRIKIENTEIYMKNKELIKKEKYSWNSNFSPTKMSLSSSSSISDSISDFSTDRFCSNTEKEKKNQYLTIKSPMIGTFYRKPHPDQNPFIKIGDKVKIGTKVCVIEAMKLFNDIESEINGKLIKVLVEDATPVDYDQPLFLLDPNY, encoded by the coding sequence ATGGATTTCAAAAAAATAAAATCCCTGATTCAATTTATTTCTGACTCTAATATTGATGAGATAAGGATAAAAATAGAAAATACTGAAATTTATATGAAAAATAAAGAATTAATTAAAAAAGAAAAATATTCATGGAATTCTAATTTTTCTCCCACTAAAATGTCTTTATCATCATCTTCTTCCATTTCTGATTCCATTTCCGATTTCTCTACTGATAGGTTTTGTTCTAATACAGAAAAAGAAAAAAAAAATCAATATTTAACTATAAAATCTCCTATGATAGGAACATTTTATAGAAAACCCCATCCAGATCAAAATCCTTTTATAAAAATAGGAGATAAAGTAAAAATAGGTACGAAAGTTTGTGTAATAGAAGCAATGAAATTATTTAATGATATTGAATCTGAAATAAATGGAAAATTAATTAAAGTTCTAGTAGAAGACGCTACTCCTGTAGATTATGATCAACCTTTATTTCTTTTAGATCCTAACTATTAA
- a CDS encoding YebC/PmpR family DNA-binding transcriptional regulator gives MSGHSKWANIQHRKSNQDFKKSKKFSKVIKEISTAVKKSGTKNFHFRNAISNAKSINIPKNTIEKAIKKALQIKTDNYKNLILEGLIYGVSIIVECMTDNNIRTISNIRTLFNKNGGRLCHNGELIHFFKKMGVFYIKKKDVHFSIEDFELMIIDFGAKDLKIDQDMIYLYIDFKNFRPIKKNFEKFKILYEYKIQYIPKQIIKFLSEEKKTGILNLVNRLNMNDDVKNIYSNSLYENKK, from the coding sequence ATGTCAGGACACAGCAAATGGGCAAATATACAACATAGAAAATCGAATCAAGATTTCAAAAAATCTAAAAAATTTTCTAAAGTTATTAAAGAAATATCTACAGCCGTAAAAAAATCAGGAACAAAAAATTTTCATTTTAGAAATGCTATTTCAAACGCAAAATCAATAAATATTCCTAAAAATACTATAGAAAAAGCTATAAAAAAAGCTTTACAAATCAAAACAGATAATTATAAAAATTTAATTTTGGAAGGATTGATTTATGGAGTTAGTATAATTGTAGAATGTATGACAGATAACAATATTCGAACAATTTCCAATATTAGAACATTATTTAACAAAAATGGAGGAAGACTATGTCATAATGGTGAATTAATTCATTTTTTTAAAAAAATGGGTGTTTTTTATATAAAAAAAAAAGATGTTCACTTTTCAATAGAAGATTTTGAACTTATGATAATAGATTTTGGAGCTAAAGATTTAAAAATAGATCAAGACATGATCTATTTATACATAGATTTTAAAAATTTTAGACCTATAAAAAAAAATTTTGAAAAATTTAAAATACTTTATGAATACAAAATTCAATATATTCCAAAACAAATTATTAAATTTCTTTCAGAAGAAAAAAAAACAGGAATTTTGAATTTAGTTAATCGTCTTAATATGAATGATGATGTAAAAAATATTTATTCTAATTCATTATATGAAAATAAAAAGTAA
- the rpmG gene encoding 50S ribosomal protein L33, protein MGRKGNRIQVILECTEQRKTGIAGCSRYVTTKNKKNTPNRIELKKYNPILKKYTIHKEIKQ, encoded by the coding sequence ATGGGAAGAAAAGGAAATAGAATACAAGTTATATTAGAATGTACTGAACAAAGAAAAACAGGAATCGCTGGTTGTTCTAGATATGTGACAACGAAAAATAAGAAAAATACTCCGAATAGAATTGAATTAAAAAAATATAATCCAATATTAAAAAAATATACAATTCATAAGGAAATCAAACAATAA
- the rho gene encoding transcription termination factor Rho: MFDITELKSKKLFELQEIARSSGLKKCTQLRKHELIEKIISISNKKKTSEHSKRENSLKKGFKMKKNNDSKNSFSENKSINDKKKSTFQEHLKISNSKFLDESKKNQKKHQNFYSWKKNDKIETQNISSSHGIESGLQKISSNKYRTPEYEFEGIIISEGVLEIMPENYGFLRSSDFNYLSSPDDIYVSQSQIRLFGMKTGDTIRGEVRPPKDGEKYFPLIKILEINGRSPSFVRNRDSFEHLTPLFPNEKFKLAEKNATLSTRIVDLFTPIGKGQRGMIVAPPKTGKTTLLKEIANAIAANHPEVYLIILLIDERPEEVTDMQRNVKGEVIASTFDEPADRHVKVANIVLQKAKRMVECSHDVVILLDSITRLARAYNTVAPASGKVLSGGVDANALHRPKRFFGAARNIENGGSLSIIATAMIDTGSKMDEVIFEEFKGTGNKELQLDRKIANRRIYPAIDLVSSSTRKDNLLLNPNTLQRMWILRKYLSDMNPVEAMEFLKSRMSRTQNNEDFLISMNG; the protein is encoded by the coding sequence ATGTTTGATATTACTGAATTAAAAAGTAAAAAACTTTTTGAATTACAGGAGATTGCTCGTTCATCAGGTTTGAAAAAATGTACACAATTACGAAAACACGAACTTATAGAAAAAATCATTTCCATTTCTAATAAAAAAAAGACTTCTGAACATTCAAAAAGAGAAAATTCTTTAAAAAAAGGATTTAAAATGAAAAAAAATAATGATTCTAAAAATTCATTTTCAGAAAACAAAAGCATAAATGATAAAAAAAAATCAACTTTTCAAGAACATTTAAAAATTTCTAATTCTAAATTTTTAGATGAATCTAAAAAAAATCAAAAAAAACATCAGAATTTTTATAGTTGGAAAAAAAATGATAAAATCGAAACTCAAAACATATCATCATCTCACGGAATAGAAAGTGGATTACAAAAAATTTCTTCCAATAAATATCGTACTCCTGAATATGAATTTGAAGGAATTATAATAAGTGAAGGAGTATTGGAAATTATGCCAGAAAATTATGGTTTTTTAAGATCTTCTGATTTCAATTATTTATCATCTCCTGATGATATTTATGTATCTCAATCTCAAATTAGACTTTTTGGAATGAAAACAGGAGATACAATAAGAGGAGAAGTCCGTCCACCTAAAGATGGTGAAAAATACTTTCCTTTAATTAAAATTCTTGAGATTAATGGAAGATCTCCTTCTTTTGTTAGAAATAGAGATTCTTTTGAACATCTAACCCCATTATTTCCAAACGAAAAATTCAAGTTAGCTGAAAAAAATGCGACTCTTTCTACAAGAATTGTAGATCTATTTACTCCTATAGGGAAAGGACAAAGAGGAATGATTGTTGCACCTCCTAAAACAGGAAAAACTACTTTATTAAAAGAAATAGCAAATGCTATTGCAGCAAATCATCCTGAAGTATATTTAATTATATTATTAATTGATGAACGTCCCGAAGAAGTTACAGATATGCAAAGAAACGTAAAGGGAGAAGTAATTGCCTCTACTTTTGATGAACCAGCAGATAGACATGTTAAAGTTGCTAATATTGTTTTACAAAAAGCCAAAAGAATGGTAGAATGTTCTCATGACGTTGTCATACTATTAGATTCTATTACACGTTTAGCTCGCGCCTATAATACAGTTGCTCCTGCATCTGGAAAGGTATTATCAGGAGGAGTGGACGCAAACGCATTACACAGACCAAAAAGATTTTTTGGAGCTGCTAGAAATATAGAAAATGGTGGATCTTTATCTATAATAGCAACAGCTATGATTGATACAGGATCAAAGATGGATGAGGTTATTTTTGAAGAATTTAAAGGAACAGGAAATAAAGAGCTTCAATTAGATAGAAAAATAGCTAATAGACGTATCTATCCGGCTATTGATCTTGTTTCTTCTAGTACAAGAAAAGATAATCTTTTACTTAATCCAAATACATTGCAAAGAATGTGGATTTTAAGAAAATATCTTTCTGATATGAATCCAGTAGAAGCCATGGAATTTTTAAAATCTAGAATGTCTAGAACTCAAAATAATGAAGATTTTTTAATATCTATGAATGGATGA
- the htpG gene encoding molecular chaperone HtpG gives MNMNKINVTSDNIFPIIKKFLYSDQEIFLRELVSNAIDAIVKLQTLIKLENLSDIIDDDFKVKIIVDNFNKTLHILDNGIGMTKEEVDKYINQIAFSGAEEFIQKYKNISKTDSSHNPTTNIIGHFGLGFYSSFMVANKVSIFTQSYKKMAPSIFWSCKGDPNFIMNEIEKRDRGTEIILYLNNEENKEFLEYDRILKLLKKYCKFMPITISLSSKSKENDKEKEIIINNINPAWKKNPFQLNDKNYLDFYHELYPNQLENPLFWVHLNIDHPFHLTGILYFPKIEKRIDVVQKDKIHLYQNQVYITDNLEGIVPDFLSLLRGVIDSIDIPLNVSRSHLQSDTSVKNISKYITRKVADKLDFMFRKNRDNFQKKWDSFKIIIEYGMISTQNFFEKAINFFIFSTIDKSFFTLKELREKIKETQKNKEGKIVFIYSSDQKKQYSFIKEAIDRQYVVLIFDSPLSVHLIQKLELSYQDICFVRVDSDHIDNLIDFKKKEKPHSELSEQEKKILKNLIQHHIIEDMNFSIQLEDLSKKDYPFLIIIPEFLRRIKEMNSTTIEKDIVGKNKYYQLIVNTNHIFMKKILKETSEEKRKEFIQEVLNLTLLSKDLLHGKKLTDFISKRLKDLIKNKN, from the coding sequence ATGAATATGAATAAAATTAATGTTACTTCAGATAATATTTTTCCTATCATTAAAAAATTTCTTTATTCAGATCAAGAAATTTTTTTACGTGAATTAGTTTCTAACGCGATAGATGCTATTGTAAAATTACAAACTCTAATAAAATTAGAAAATTTATCTGATATTATTGATGATGATTTCAAAGTTAAAATTATTGTAGATAATTTTAATAAAACGCTTCATATTCTGGATAATGGAATAGGAATGACTAAAGAAGAAGTAGACAAGTATATTAATCAAATTGCTTTTTCTGGAGCCGAAGAATTTATTCAAAAATATAAAAATATATCTAAAACGGATTCTTCTCATAATCCTACTACTAATATTATTGGACATTTTGGTTTAGGTTTTTATTCTTCTTTTATGGTTGCTAATAAAGTATCAATATTCACTCAATCTTATAAAAAAATGGCTCCATCTATATTTTGGTCTTGCAAAGGAGATCCTAATTTTATTATGAATGAAATTGAAAAAAGAGATAGAGGAACAGAAATTATTTTATATTTGAATAATGAAGAAAACAAAGAATTTTTAGAATATGATCGTATTTTAAAATTATTGAAAAAATATTGTAAATTCATGCCCATTACAATTTCTTTATCTTCAAAATCAAAAGAAAATGATAAAGAAAAAGAAATTATAATCAATAATATTAATCCTGCTTGGAAAAAAAATCCATTTCAATTAAATGATAAAAATTATTTAGATTTCTATCATGAGTTATATCCAAATCAACTAGAAAATCCTTTATTTTGGGTTCATTTAAATATAGATCATCCTTTTCATCTGACAGGAATTCTCTATTTTCCTAAAATAGAAAAAAGAATAGATGTAGTACAAAAAGACAAAATCCATTTATATCAAAATCAGGTTTATATCACGGATAATTTGGAGGGAATTGTTCCAGATTTTCTTAGTTTATTAAGAGGAGTTATAGACTCTATAGATATTCCTCTTAACGTATCACGTTCTCATTTACAATCTGATACATCTGTTAAAAATATATCTAAATATATAACAAGAAAAGTAGCGGATAAGCTAGATTTTATGTTTAGAAAAAATAGAGATAATTTTCAAAAAAAATGGGATAGTTTTAAAATCATAATAGAATATGGAATGATTAGTACGCAAAATTTCTTTGAGAAAGCTATTAATTTTTTCATTTTTTCTACTATAGATAAAAGTTTTTTTACATTGAAAGAACTTAGAGAAAAAATCAAAGAAACCCAAAAAAATAAAGAAGGAAAAATTGTTTTTATTTATTCTTCAGATCAAAAGAAACAATATAGTTTTATCAAAGAAGCTATAGACAGACAATATGTAGTTTTAATTTTTGATAGTCCATTATCTGTTCATTTAATACAGAAACTAGAATTATCTTATCAAGATATTTGTTTTGTCCGGGTAGATTCAGATCATATTGATAATTTAATTGATTTCAAAAAAAAGGAAAAACCCCATTCAGAACTCTCTGAACAAGAAAAAAAAATTTTAAAAAACCTTATTCAGCATCATATCATAGAAGATATGAATTTTTCCATACAATTAGAAGATTTATCCAAAAAAGACTATCCTTTTTTGATTATCATTCCAGAATTTTTAAGAAGAATTAAAGAAATGAATTCTACTACTATAGAAAAAGATATAGTAGGAAAAAACAAATATTATCAATTAATAGTCAATACAAATCACATTTTTATGAAAAAAATATTAAAGGAAACATCAGAGGAAAAAAGAAAAGAATTTATACAAGAAGTTTTAAACTTAACTCTTTTATCCAAAGATTTATTACATGGAAAAAAATTAACAGATTTTATATCAAAAAGATTGAAAGATCTTATTAAGAATAAAAATTGA
- a CDS encoding DNA recombination protein RmuC: MELFFRKEFKNQQNEIQKNYKCNRIDINDSSIEMRNGIIQTIKIFQDSIDKKIQFYIENQDKKLDSSYRSQEKFLQIFGKKLEEIKENVNNKLQTSLNTHLGKSFEIIGNQLFFLQEGLGEMKVLAKDVSSLKRTLNHVKICGSFSEMQLSMLLQQILSPEQYSSNVITKSSTNFVVEFAIKLPGLGDGNVIWLPIDVKFPKETYEKVQKAYRNGEKKNIDIAVKNMESVLKKMSKDIQYKYIDPPYTTDFAILFLPFEGIYAEVTKNSGLLEELLRKYKTVITGPSTLAAVLNSLQIGFRTLAIQKRTSEVWKILETVKQEFTKFEFLLHQAQNKLEGASKDIDQLLGVRNNLINKKLKDIENL, encoded by the coding sequence ATGGAACTTTTTTTTAGAAAAGAATTTAAAAATCAACAGAACGAAATTCAAAAAAATTATAAATGCAATCGAATCGACATCAATGATTCTTCCATTGAAATGAGAAATGGAATAATACAAACTATAAAAATTTTTCAGGATTCTATTGATAAAAAAATTCAATTTTATATTGAAAACCAAGATAAGAAACTAGATTCTAGTTACAGATCACAGGAGAAATTTCTTCAAATTTTTGGAAAAAAACTTGAAGAAATAAAGGAAAATGTTAATAATAAACTTCAGACTTCTTTAAATACACATTTGGGAAAATCATTTGAAATTATTGGAAATCAATTATTTTTTTTACAAGAAGGATTAGGAGAAATGAAAGTTTTAGCAAAAGATGTAAGTTCTTTAAAAAGAACTTTAAATCATGTAAAAATATGCGGAAGTTTTAGCGAAATGCAACTTTCAATGCTTTTACAACAAATCTTATCTCCAGAACAATATTCTTCTAATGTTATAACTAAATCTAGTACAAATTTTGTAGTAGAATTTGCCATTAAACTTCCAGGACTTGGAGATGGAAATGTAATATGGCTACCTATTGATGTTAAGTTTCCAAAAGAAACTTATGAAAAAGTACAAAAAGCTTATCGTAATGGAGAAAAAAAAAATATAGATATAGCTGTAAAAAATATGGAATCTGTTTTAAAAAAAATGTCAAAAGATATTCAATATAAATATATTGATCCTCCATACACAACAGATTTTGCAATTCTTTTTTTACCTTTTGAAGGAATATATGCTGAAGTTACAAAGAATTCCGGTTTATTAGAAGAATTATTAAGGAAATATAAAACAGTGATAACCGGTCCATCTACATTAGCTGCCGTATTAAATAGTTTACAAATTGGATTCCGAACTTTAGCTATTCAAAAAAGGACTTCTGAAGTTTGGAAAATTTTAGAGACAGTTAAACAGGAATTTACAAAATTTGAATTTTTACTTCATCAAGCTCAAAATAAATTAGAAGGGGCTTCTAAAGATATAGATCAATTATTAGGTGTTAGGAATAATTTAATAAATAAAAAATTAAAAGATATAGAAAATTTATAA
- the accC gene encoding acetyl-CoA carboxylase biotin carboxylase subunit, which translates to MFKKILIANRGEIALRIIRTSKEMGIKTVAVYSTADKHSLHVYFADEAVCIGPPSPSQSYLNIPNLISAAEITNADAIHPGYGFLSENAYFSSMCRKHGIKFIGAKPNHMIQIGNKILAKKTMKKIGISCLPGFECFFESSYQEVEKISDKIGYPIIIKSVFGGGGKGIRSVLDKNDLKNSWEEARKEAWACFRNKNMYIEKLILNPRHIEIQIIGDKYGKIFHLSERDCSIQRKNQKLVEEAPSPFLTPFLRKKMGKEAIKAAEFLHYEGIGTIEFLVDQNKNFYFMEMNPRIQVEHAITEEITGLDLIQEQIFLAYGKKLSIKKNFYPKMYSLECRINAEEPDKNFRPVPGKITQMHLPGGKGVRIDTHIYAGYRVPHYYDSMIAKVITTAKSRKETIEKMRRSLDEFVIEGIKTTIPLVKKLMQNNDFLEGNYNTNFLDNLDSDFKL; encoded by the coding sequence ATGTTTAAAAAAATATTAATAGCTAATCGTGGAGAGATTGCTTTACGAATTATACGAACATCCAAAGAAATGGGAATTAAAACTGTAGCTGTTTATTCTACAGCAGATAAACACAGTCTTCATGTTTATTTTGCGGATGAAGCTGTATGTATCGGTCCTCCTTCTCCATCTCAATCTTATTTAAATATTCCAAATTTAATTTCTGCTGCAGAAATAACAAATGCAGATGCAATTCATCCTGGATATGGATTTTTGTCTGAAAATGCATATTTTTCTTCTATGTGCCGAAAACATGGAATAAAATTTATTGGAGCTAAACCAAATCATATGATTCAAATAGGAAATAAAATTCTGGCTAAAAAAACTATGAAAAAAATTGGAATTTCTTGTTTGCCTGGATTTGAATGTTTTTTTGAATCTTCTTATCAAGAAGTGGAAAAAATTTCAGATAAAATAGGATATCCTATTATTATAAAATCTGTTTTTGGAGGTGGAGGAAAAGGAATACGATCTGTTTTAGATAAAAATGATTTAAAAAATTCTTGGGAAGAAGCTAGAAAAGAGGCTTGGGCTTGTTTTAGAAACAAAAATATGTATATAGAAAAATTAATTTTGAATCCAAGACACATAGAAATTCAAATTATTGGAGATAAATATGGAAAAATATTTCATCTCTCAGAAAGAGATTGTTCTATTCAAAGAAAAAATCAAAAATTAGTAGAAGAAGCGCCTTCTCCATTTTTAACTCCGTTTCTTAGAAAAAAAATGGGAAAAGAAGCGATAAAAGCAGCTGAATTTCTTCATTATGAAGGAATAGGAACTATAGAATTTTTGGTAGATCAAAATAAAAATTTTTATTTCATGGAAATGAATCCAAGAATACAAGTAGAACATGCTATAACCGAAGAAATAACAGGGTTAGATTTAATTCAAGAACAAATATTTTTAGCTTATGGAAAAAAACTTTCTATAAAAAAAAACTTTTATCCTAAAATGTATTCTTTAGAATGTAGAATTAATGCAGAAGAACCGGATAAAAATTTTCGTCCAGTTCCTGGAAAAATAACTCAGATGCATTTACCTGGAGGAAAAGGAGTGCGTATCGATACACATATCTATGCAGGATATCGCGTTCCACATTACTACGATTCTATGATTGCTAAAGTTATTACCACGGCAAAAAGTAGAAAAGAAACTATTGAAAAAATGCGCCGTTCTTTAGATGAATTTGTTATAGAAGGAATAAAGACCACTATTCCTTTAGTAAAAAAACTTATGCAAAATAATGATTTTTTAGAAGGAAATTATAATACAAATTTTTTAGATAATTTAGATTCGGATTTTAAATTATAA
- the rpmF gene encoding 50S ribosomal protein L32 yields the protein MAHPKRRQSKSRRNNRRSHLKIKKPLLKKCPLTNQKHLYHHAYWYENKLYYRGNIVMYRNENEKKSL from the coding sequence ATGGCACATCCTAAAAGAAGACAATCTAAATCTAGAAGAAATAATAGAAGAAGTCATTTAAAAATCAAAAAACCATTATTAAAAAAATGTCCCTTAACAAATCAAAAACATTTATATCATCATGCATATTGGTATGAAAATAAACTTTATTATAGAGGAAATATTGTTATGTATCGTAATGAAAATGAGAAAAAATCTTTATAA
- a CDS encoding DUF4293 family protein, producing the protein MLYRIQTLYLLISIFIYSIFIYFLCFLNNKNINIIDFSKWIFPLKKTILIFLIICLFLSVLSFSLFHKKRLQIIFNKINIFINAIHKIILFFSYSQWNKYILIMFLFFVLSITILYLTNKTIKKDIELIDSINRIR; encoded by the coding sequence ATGTTATATAGAATACAAACATTATATTTACTTATTTCTATCTTTATTTATTCTATTTTTATCTATTTTTTATGTTTTTTAAACAATAAAAATATAAATATAATAGATTTCTCCAAATGGATTTTTCCTTTAAAAAAAACAATTTTAATTTTTTTAATTATATGTTTATTTCTATCTGTTTTGAGTTTTTCTCTTTTTCATAAAAAAAGATTACAAATAATTTTTAATAAAATTAATATATTTATTAATGCTATTCATAAAATAATTCTTTTTTTTTCATATTCTCAATGGAATAAATACATATTAATTATGTTTCTTTTTTTTGTATTATCTATAACTATTCTATATCTAACAAATAAAACTATAAAAAAAGATATAGAATTAATAGATTCTATCAATCGAATTCGATGA
- the rpmB gene encoding 50S ribosomal protein L28, giving the protein MSKICELTGKRVMIGNRVSHANNKKKRRFNINLCKKRFFLIQKKKWITLKICASTVKLINKIGIEKVLKRFKYKY; this is encoded by the coding sequence ATGTCAAAAATTTGTGAATTGACAGGAAAAAGAGTAATGATAGGAAATAGAGTATCTCATGCAAATAATAAAAAAAAACGGAGATTTAATATTAATTTATGTAAAAAACGTTTTTTTTTAATACAAAAAAAAAAGTGGATTACTTTAAAAATTTGTGCTTCTACTGTGAAACTTATTAATAAAATAGGAATAGAAAAAGTTTTAAAACGTTTTAAGTATAAATATTAA
- the ftsY gene encoding signal recognition particle-docking protein FtsY, protein MMFLSNKNNKEKNKVFNHKLKKTGGFFFEKIKNLFLKKSKIDIHLLDYIEEILLSADIGTKTTIKIINNLEKRVQKEKYRNSQVIFNFLKEEIENLFIDIENVCLETKIRNNKKKPYVILIVGVNGVGKTTTIGKLAFFLKKKGFHIVIGAADTFREAAIDQIKIWADQAGVPLIKQHMNSDPASVVYDTLQSAKSKEKDVVIIDTAGRLQNRINLMKELSKISKVINKITFSPPHEIILILDATTGQNAFEQVRKFSSFVKISSIILTKIEGTAKGGVLIGIMDQFKIPIQYLGVGEKIQDLKVFDGKKFVNCFF, encoded by the coding sequence ATGATGTTTCTTTCCAATAAAAATAATAAAGAAAAAAATAAAGTATTCAATCATAAATTAAAAAAAACTGGAGGATTTTTTTTTGAAAAAATCAAAAATCTTTTTTTAAAAAAATCAAAAATTGATATTCACCTTCTTGATTACATAGAAGAAATATTATTGTCTGCAGATATAGGAACAAAAACTACTATAAAAATTATTAATAATTTAGAAAAAAGAGTTCAAAAAGAAAAGTACAGAAATTCGCAAGTTATCTTTAATTTTCTTAAAGAAGAGATTGAAAATCTTTTTATAGATATTGAAAATGTTTGTTTAGAAACAAAAATCAGAAATAATAAAAAAAAACCATATGTAATCTTAATAGTAGGAGTGAATGGAGTCGGAAAAACAACTACAATAGGAAAATTAGCTTTTTTTTTAAAAAAAAAAGGATTTCATATTGTTATAGGTGCTGCAGATACATTTAGAGAGGCTGCTATTGATCAAATTAAAATATGGGCAGATCAAGCTGGAGTTCCTTTAATAAAACAACATATGAATTCGGATCCAGCTTCTGTAGTTTATGATACTTTGCAGTCTGCAAAATCTAAGGAAAAAGATGTAGTTATAATTGATACTGCTGGTAGATTACAAAATAGAATTAATCTTATGAAAGAACTTTCTAAAATAAGCAAGGTCATAAATAAGATAACATTTTCTCCTCCTCATGAAATTATTCTAATTTTAGACGCAACAACTGGTCAAAATGCTTTTGAACAAGTTCGGAAGTTTAGTTCTTTTGTTAAAATTTCTTCTATTATTTTAACAAAAATAGAAGGGACAGCTAAAGGAGGTGTATTAATAGGAATTATGGATCAATTTAAAATCCCTATTCAATATTTAGGAGTAGGAGAAAAAATACAAGATTTAAAAGTGTTTGATGGAAAAAAATTTGTAAATTGTTTTTTTTAA
- the prfA gene encoding peptide chain release factor 1 — MKKTSLIQKLEISNKEFHEISKSIIQPNIISNQKKYKILLEKYVRLEKIVLLYKKYKKKLSSLKEVNFILKNDSDMEMKELAKTEKEKILENLSSIEKKYYNIFSSSKKEEEETEDYRNSVIVELRSGTGGDEACLFVEDILRMYTMYFKKIGWKYKIIHAQKGGVKGFKEIILDINGEKGVYGNLKFESGVHRVQRVPKTESQGRVHTSAITVAVLPKVKDIEVNINLSDIKKDTFRSSGSGGQHVNKTESAVRLTHIPSKITVECQEERSQHKNFEKAISVLRSKIYQTEKEKRLKKISTKRKSLVSTGDRSIKIRTYNYPKNRVTDHRIHKSIYNLSGFMDGNIQEMINILKSFEKK; from the coding sequence ATGAAAAAAACTTCATTAATTCAAAAGTTAGAAATTTCTAACAAGGAATTTCATGAAATTTCAAAATCAATTATACAACCTAATATTATATCGAATCAGAAAAAATACAAAATATTATTAGAAAAATATGTAAGATTAGAAAAAATAGTCCTCCTTTATAAGAAATATAAAAAAAAATTATCTTCACTTAAAGAAGTGAACTTCATTTTGAAAAACGATTCAGATATGGAAATGAAGGAATTAGCTAAAACCGAAAAAGAAAAAATATTAGAAAATTTATCTTCTATTGAAAAAAAATACTATAATATTTTTTCTTCTTCGAAAAAAGAAGAAGAGGAAACAGAAGATTATAGAAATTCTGTTATCGTAGAACTCCGTTCTGGAACAGGAGGTGATGAAGCGTGTCTTTTTGTTGAAGATATATTAAGAATGTATACAATGTATTTTAAAAAAATAGGTTGGAAATATAAAATTATACATGCGCAAAAAGGAGGAGTCAAAGGATTTAAAGAGATTATTTTAGATATCAATGGAGAAAAAGGAGTTTATGGAAATTTAAAATTCGAATCTGGAGTACATAGAGTACAAAGGGTTCCAAAAACAGAATCTCAAGGAAGAGTACATACTTCTGCTATAACCGTGGCAGTGCTTCCTAAAGTAAAAGATATAGAAGTCAACATTAATTTATCTGATATAAAAAAGGATACTTTTAGATCTAGTGGATCTGGTGGGCAACATGTAAATAAAACAGAGTCTGCCGTACGATTAACTCATATTCCCAGTAAAATTACAGTAGAATGTCAAGAAGAGCGTTCTCAACATAAGAATTTTGAAAAAGCGATTAGTGTTTTACGATCAAAGATTTATCAAACCGAAAAAGAAAAAAGATTAAAAAAAATATCCACAAAAAGAAAATCTTTAGTTTCTACAGGAGATCGTTCTATAAAAATTAGGACTTATAATTATCCTAAAAATAGAGTTACAGATCATAGAATTCATAAATCTATTTATAATCTTTCAGGATTTATGGATGGAAATATCCAAGAAATGATTAATATTTTAAAATCCTTTGAAAAAAAATAA
- a CDS encoding DUF4295 family protein: MYKKGGENKKKEENKKKKISKKMTLAIKVVKSKKSGYYTFENKMISNEEIETFFKKKNES, from the coding sequence ATGTATAAAAAAGGAGGAGAAAATAAAAAAAAAGAAGAGAATAAAAAAAAAAAGATTTCTAAAAAAATGACTTTAGCCATAAAAGTAGTTAAATCTAAAAAATCAGGTTATTATACCTTTGAAAACAAAATGATTTCTAATGAAGAAATAGAAACTTTTTTTAAAAAAAAAAATGAATCATGA